The following are from one region of the Candidatus Methylomirabilota bacterium genome:
- a CDS encoding IS110 family transposase produces MGIDLHRRRSVLVRMTEAGERLETVRISNDPEYLRLVMSRAGEAPEVALEACYGWYWAADALTELGASVHLAHPLGVKGFAYRRVKNDERDAADLADLLRMGRLPEAWIAPPASRELRELVRHRAKLVGLRTNLKCQVHAVLASAGVPVMSSDVFGPGGRELLERVALPAAMRAKTNSALRLIDAITFEIDTFAGLVTTPLHADPGYAAVQTIPGVGPTLGAVFVAEIGDVRRFRRPEQLASWAGLTPKHRESDTKVRRGRITKMGSKLVRWAALEAVQRVGPQTRIGAFRDQVAERRGRNQAKVAAARELIECVFYALRDHHVRRLAA; encoded by the coding sequence GACGGTGCGGATCAGCAACGACCCGGAGTACCTGCGGCTGGTGATGTCCCGCGCCGGGGAGGCGCCGGAGGTGGCGCTTGAGGCCTGTTATGGCTGGTATTGGGCCGCGGACGCGTTGACCGAGCTGGGCGCGTCGGTGCACCTGGCGCATCCGTTGGGGGTCAAGGGATTCGCCTACCGCAGGGTCAAGAACGACGAGCGCGACGCGGCCGACCTGGCCGATTTGCTGCGGATGGGTCGGCTGCCCGAGGCCTGGATCGCCCCGCCGGCGAGCCGGGAGCTGCGTGAGCTGGTCCGGCATCGGGCCAAGCTGGTCGGGTTGCGCACCAACCTCAAGTGCCAGGTGCACGCCGTGCTCGCGAGCGCCGGGGTGCCGGTGATGAGCTCGGATGTGTTCGGCCCGGGCGGGCGCGAGCTGCTTGAACGGGTGGCGCTGCCGGCCGCGATGCGGGCCAAGACGAACTCGGCGCTGCGATTGATCGACGCGATCACCTTCGAGATCGACACCTTCGCCGGGTTGGTGACCACGCCGCTGCATGCCGACCCGGGCTACGCCGCGGTGCAGACCATCCCCGGGGTGGGCCCCACCCTGGGCGCGGTGTTCGTGGCCGAGATCGGCGACGTGCGCCGCTTCCGCCGCCCCGAACAGCTGGCCAGCTGGGCCGGGTTGACTCCCAAACACCGTGAGTCGGACACCAAGGTGCGCCGCGGGCGGATCACCAAGATGGGCTCCAAGCTGGTGCGCTGGGCCGCGCTCGAGGCCGTGCAGCGGGTCGGACCACAGACCCGGATCGGCGCGTTCCGCGACCAGGTCGCCGAGCGCCGCGGCCGCAACCAGGCCAAGGTCGCCGCCGCCCGCGAGCTCATCGAGTGCGTGTTCTACGCGCTCCGCGACCATCACGTTCGCCGGCTGGCGGCATGA